In Bos indicus x Bos taurus breed Angus x Brahman F1 hybrid chromosome 21, Bos_hybrid_MaternalHap_v2.0, whole genome shotgun sequence, one DNA window encodes the following:
- the LOC113880093 gene encoding myeloid-associated differentiation marker-like translates to MPTRATSPEKDESGKVYCLLHLPQLCSTCMAFSLLADMGIWRGVIGDWSMSIWCIYFAVTLIFSTVEFCDLPSWFPFYQYNFPVSHACYATLVCLLASIIYSIAYVHRICIYALGVAFTWNWYDLDGIICYVHTVPGLLKVLETFVAGVIFAFISSPSLDLHPIVQHMALVWCVAVYSICFILGAVVLLLKVSEREYRLHIPYPIFQLVLTLFSILLCISTVILWPLYQFNEEFGGHSQRSSVVSCSDELAYDMCL, encoded by the exons ATGCCCACCAGGGCGACATCCCCAGAAAAGGATGAATCGGGCAAGGTGTACTGCCTCCTCCATCTGCCGCAGCTCTGCTCCACCTGCATGGCCTTCTCCCTGCTGGCCGACATGGGCATTTGGAGAGGAGTCATAGGTGACTGGTCCATGTCCATCTGGTGCATCTATTTCGCTGTGACCCTCATCTTCTCCACTGTTGAGTTCTGTGATCTCCCATCCTGGTTTCCTTTCTACCAGTACAACTTCCCCGTTAGCCATGCCTGCTACGCTACCCTCGTCTGCCTCTTGGCCTCCATCATCTACTCCATTGCATATGTCCA tCGCATCTGTATTTATGCCTTGGGTGTGGCCTTCACGTGGAACTGGTATGACCTCGATGGTATCATCTGCTACGTGCACACTGTGCCAGGCCTGCTGAAGGTGCTGGAGACCTTTGTGGCTGGTGTCATCTTTGCCTTCATCAGTAGCCCCTCCCTGGACCTGCACCCTATTGTGCAACACATGGCCCTGGTGTGGTGTGTGGCCGTGTACTCCATCTGCTTCATCCTGGGAGCTGTGGTCCTCCTGTTGAAAGTGAGTGAACGGGAATATAGACTGCACATCCCATACCCcattttccagcttgtgctcacCTTGTTCTCCATCCTCCTCTGCATCAGCACTGTGATCCTCTGGCCTCTCTACCAGTTCAATGAGGAGTTTGGGGGGCACTCCCAGCGGTCCAGTGTTGTGAGCTGCAGTGATGAGCTCGCCTACGACATGTGCCTGTAG